A genomic window from Methanobacterium sp. BRmetb2 includes:
- a CDS encoding class III signal peptide-containing protein, protein MKLLEDAKGQGSAEYILLFGALIVIAIAALIIYSSYFTSTNISSKEDIKIIRNNSTGGGSTPNNGTTPSIP, encoded by the coding sequence ATGAAATTATTAGAAGATGCTAAAGGACAGGGATCAGCAGAATATATACTTCTTTTTGGGGCATTAATTGTGATTGCTATAGCGGCCCTTATAATATACAGCTCTTATTTCACTTCTACAAATATTAGTTCTAAAGAAGATATTAAAATTATTAGAAATAATAGCACTGGCGGAGGTTCCACTCCAAATAATGGAACTACACCATCAATACCTTAA
- a CDS encoding aryldialkylphosphatase gives MAYSLIYNGTILDGNSSKPLKEAAILLKDNRIIQIDKEDSIKLPDDDINKIDAKKGFILPGFIDVHVHLMLDGFDINKIMKTPLSLYFYKAVQNMQLTLNAGVTTVRDAGLADIGLKMAVEQNLIKGPRMQISVNSLSITGGHFDLLLNSGIDATIKYPGFPDCRCDGVEEVRKKVREVLRAGADVIKVMTTGGVISPNDKAEYTQFTEEELKVMVEEGKYREGIKVMAHAHGTQGIKNAIKAGVHSIEHGTYLNDECIQLMLSNETYLIPTLYVIHYNGDLASSTSKNLPEWINEAVEIVDIHRDNIKKAYQAGVKIVMGTDCGIAPHGNNLTELELLCEIGMTPTEAIMAGTKNAAKCMGWEKDLGTLEVGKLADIVISRKDPLTDIKSLGNPDNIVMVMKNGEIVKNQI, from the coding sequence ATGGCATATTCACTCATTTATAACGGAACAATTCTGGATGGTAACAGCAGCAAACCTTTAAAAGAAGCCGCTATTTTATTAAAAGATAATAGAATAATTCAAATTGATAAAGAAGATTCAATTAAACTGCCAGATGATGATATTAATAAAATAGATGCTAAAAAAGGTTTTATACTCCCTGGGTTTATTGATGTCCATGTCCATTTAATGTTAGACGGCTTCGATATCAACAAGATAATGAAAACTCCCCTTTCACTCTATTTTTACAAAGCAGTTCAGAACATGCAATTAACACTAAATGCTGGTGTTACCACGGTTAGAGATGCAGGACTGGCAGATATTGGTTTGAAAATGGCCGTAGAACAGAATTTAATTAAAGGCCCTAGAATGCAGATAAGTGTCAACTCCCTATCCATAACTGGCGGGCACTTCGATCTCCTGCTTAATTCCGGAATTGATGCTACTATTAAATACCCTGGATTTCCAGATTGCCGATGTGACGGTGTTGAAGAGGTTCGAAAGAAGGTAAGGGAAGTTTTAAGGGCTGGAGCAGATGTTATAAAAGTTATGACCACTGGAGGGGTTATAAGCCCCAATGATAAAGCAGAGTACACCCAGTTTACTGAGGAAGAGCTGAAAGTGATGGTTGAAGAAGGAAAATATAGGGAAGGTATTAAAGTAATGGCCCATGCCCATGGCACCCAAGGAATAAAAAATGCCATAAAAGCAGGTGTACATTCTATAGAACATGGAACGTACCTTAATGATGAATGTATTCAACTAATGCTTTCTAATGAAACCTATCTTATACCTACACTTTATGTTATACATTATAACGGTGATTTAGCTAGTTCAACTTCAAAAAATTTACCTGAGTGGATTAATGAGGCAGTGGAGATTGTAGATATTCATCGAGATAATATTAAAAAGGCATATCAAGCCGGTGTTAAGATAGTTATGGGCACAGATTGTGGAATTGCTCCTCATGGAAATAATTTAACGGAACTGGAACTCCTATGTGAAATAGGAATGACTCCTACAGAGGCAATAATGGCCGGAACCAAGAACGCTGCAAAGTGCATGGGATGGGAAAAGGATCTTGGAACTCTAGAGGTAGGTAAATTAGCAGATATTGTTATAAGTAGGAAAGATCCTTTAACTGATATTAAATCATTAGGAAATCCAGATAACATTGTTATGGTAATGAAAAATGGAGAAATAGTAAAAAATCAGATATAA
- a CDS encoding copper-translocating P-type ATPase, with product MSEKPKKEAEIKIAGMGCASCAINIEKSLNDLDGVDEAQVNFGTEKANVKYDPEKLELNQLEKAVEKAGYMVINEKATLKIGGMTCAMCVKAIEDVLNNLDGISSVNVNLAAEKAYVNYNPNLVTIEDMKNAVENLGYQFLGLEGEVSEDIEEELRQKDLKSKRNRIIVGFGFSLPLMAMMLLGIPAPFYMPYFMLAVSIIPFIYVSYPIFTAAARALLNRTLDMDVMYSMGIGVAFVASLLGTFNIILTPQFMFYETALMLAAFLTLGRYLETRAKGRTSTAIKKLIGLQPQTAVVVQDDSETEIPIQDVQVGDLIRVRPGEKIPADGVVVSGESYVDESMITGEPIPAFKENGNEVVGGTLNKNGVLIFKTSRVGKDTVLSQIIKLVDEAQGSKPPVQRIADKAVTYFIPTVLTIAIVAFAVWYLLLGSTLLFGLTVLISILVVACPCALGLATPTAVTVGIGRGAELGILIKNGEALEISEKISEILFDKTGTLTQGQPQVTDIVSFHSYTEEVLKWAASVEKNSQHPIAEAVSIKAQEYDIELVNVSKFDTIGGKGVTAQADGRNIIIGNRAIFKDQGLELNEEAEENLSRLEGEGKTTILIGLKDEIIGIIAVADTVKETTALAVQEIEKMGLKTVMITGDNQKTAEAVAQQIGISEVRAQVLPEVKAQEVSKLQSEGKMVAFIGDGINDAPALAQADVGIAIGSGTDVAIESGDVVLINDEPIDAAASVQLSRKVMGRIKLNIFWAFAYNAILIPVAAGVLYPTFGITFRPEYAGLAMALSSVTVVSLSLMLKGYVPEARKRLKVVENKKH from the coding sequence ATGTCAGAAAAACCTAAAAAAGAGGCTGAAATTAAAATTGCAGGTATGGGTTGTGCTTCTTGTGCAATTAATATTGAAAAATCATTAAATGATTTGGATGGTGTTGATGAGGCCCAAGTAAATTTTGGTACAGAAAAAGCCAATGTTAAATATGATCCAGAAAAATTAGAACTCAATCAATTAGAAAAAGCAGTAGAAAAAGCAGGTTACATGGTTATAAATGAAAAAGCGACCCTAAAAATTGGGGGTATGACCTGCGCCATGTGTGTTAAAGCAATAGAAGACGTTTTAAATAATTTAGATGGTATTAGCAGCGTAAATGTGAATTTGGCCGCTGAAAAAGCATATGTTAATTACAATCCTAATTTAGTTACTATTGAGGATATGAAGAATGCAGTAGAAAATTTAGGTTACCAATTTTTAGGTTTAGAAGGAGAAGTATCTGAAGACATTGAAGAAGAATTGCGCCAAAAAGATTTAAAATCAAAAAGAAATCGAATCATAGTAGGTTTCGGATTTTCACTGCCATTAATGGCCATGATGCTTCTGGGCATACCAGCTCCTTTCTATATGCCCTATTTTATGTTGGCAGTTTCCATTATTCCTTTCATCTATGTGAGTTACCCCATTTTCACTGCGGCTGCCCGGGCCCTTTTGAACCGGACCCTGGATATGGATGTGATGTATTCTATGGGTATTGGGGTGGCTTTTGTGGCCAGTCTTCTGGGAACTTTTAACATTATTTTAACCCCTCAGTTCATGTTTTATGAGACCGCGCTCATGTTAGCGGCATTTTTAACCCTGGGACGATACTTAGAAACTCGAGCTAAGGGAAGAACTTCCACGGCAATTAAAAAACTCATTGGTCTGCAACCCCAGACAGCAGTGGTAGTCCAAGATGACAGTGAAACTGAAATCCCCATCCAGGATGTGCAGGTTGGTGATCTAATACGGGTACGGCCTGGTGAAAAGATCCCTGCAGATGGTGTAGTTGTCTCTGGAGAAAGTTACGTGGATGAATCCATGATAACCGGCGAACCCATACCTGCATTTAAAGAAAATGGAAACGAAGTTGTGGGCGGCACTTTAAATAAAAATGGAGTCTTAATATTTAAAACCAGTAGAGTAGGTAAAGACACGGTTTTATCCCAGATTATAAAACTGGTGGATGAGGCCCAGGGATCCAAACCCCCAGTACAAAGAATTGCGGATAAGGCAGTTACTTACTTCATACCAACAGTACTGACCATCGCTATAGTTGCCTTTGCTGTATGGTATCTCCTTTTAGGTTCTACACTTCTTTTTGGACTTACAGTACTAATTTCTATTTTAGTAGTGGCCTGCCCGTGTGCTTTGGGTTTAGCTACACCCACTGCAGTTACAGTTGGAATTGGTAGGGGTGCAGAGCTTGGAATTTTAATCAAAAATGGGGAAGCACTTGAGATATCAGAAAAGATTTCAGAGATTCTTTTTGACAAAACTGGGACCCTAACCCAGGGCCAGCCCCAGGTAACAGATATTGTGAGTTTCCACAGTTATACTGAGGAAGTTCTAAAATGGGCTGCCAGTGTGGAGAAAAATTCACAGCACCCTATTGCTGAGGCTGTTTCAATTAAAGCTCAAGAATATGATATAGAACTGGTGAATGTTTCAAAATTTGACACTATTGGAGGTAAAGGAGTTACCGCACAGGCAGATGGCAGGAATATTATCATTGGTAACCGGGCCATTTTCAAAGACCAGGGCCTGGAATTGAATGAAGAAGCGGAGGAAAATCTATCACGCCTGGAAGGTGAAGGCAAAACCACTATTTTGATTGGCTTAAAGGATGAAATCATAGGCATTATTGCAGTGGCGGATACAGTCAAAGAAACCACAGCTCTGGCAGTGCAGGAAATAGAGAAGATGGGTCTTAAAACAGTTATGATAACCGGGGATAACCAGAAGACTGCAGAGGCAGTGGCCCAACAGATTGGTATTAGCGAGGTCCGGGCTCAGGTTTTACCTGAAGTAAAGGCACAGGAAGTATCTAAACTACAGAGTGAAGGGAAAATGGTGGCTTTTATAGGGGATGGTATAAATGATGCTCCTGCACTGGCCCAGGCCGATGTAGGGATTGCTATTGGTAGTGGAACTGACGTAGCAATTGAAAGTGGAGATGTGGTACTAATTAATGATGAACCAATTGACGCTGCTGCATCTGTTCAGCTTTCAAGAAAGGTTATGGGTCGAATAAAACTTAATATATTCTGGGCATTTGCTTACAACGCTATTTTGATCCCGGTTGCTGCTGGAGTTTTATATCCTACCTTTGGAATCACGTTCCGACCAGAATACGCTGGTCTGGCCATGGCTCTAAGTTCAGTTACTGTGGTTTCCCTATCTTTGATGTTGAAAGGATATGTTCCTGAAGCTCGAAAGAGATTAAAAGTCGTGGAAAATAAAAAGCATTAA
- a CDS encoding YHS domain-containing protein codes for MAVDPICKMEVDEKTAKFVSEYKGKKYYFCAPGCKKTFDENPEQYAED; via the coding sequence ATGGCTGTAGATCCTATATGTAAAATGGAAGTAGATGAAAAAACTGCTAAATTCGTTAGTGAATATAAAGGTAAAAAATACTATTTCTGCGCTCCGGGTTGTAAAAAGACATTTGATGAGAATCCAGAACAATATGCAGAAGATTAA
- a CDS encoding adenylosuccinate lyase has protein sequence MAIHPIEFRYGTPEMKNVWESENKLQKMLEVEAALARAEAELELIPEAAADEINRKANTHYVKLKRVNEIEKETNHDIASIVKALAEVCEGDAGEYVHFGATSNDIIDTSQSLLFKESISILRSKLVDLGKSLVKLAEEHKNDICIGRTHGQHALPMPYGMKFALWVDEIHRQIERMDACENRLCVGMMTGAVGTTAALGSDGLAVHEKVSEILNLKPVLISNQVVQRDNHAEFVMNMANIASTLDKIALEIRNLQRTEIMELGEQFDPEKQVGSSTMPHKMNPITAERICGVARIVRSYTIPALENNPLWHERDLTNSSCERIMFPEACILLDYILNLTIKLVNNLVFYPENIERNLNMTNGLIMAERAMAELTRGGMGRQTAYALVRKCALEANKTGTPLLDILLKEKKIKQYLSEEDINKMMDPHTYIGSSDKIIENVLKKSKEWF, from the coding sequence ATGGCAATACACCCTATAGAGTTTCGATACGGAACCCCTGAAATGAAAAATGTCTGGGAATCAGAAAATAAACTCCAGAAAATGCTTGAAGTTGAAGCCGCCCTTGCCCGAGCAGAAGCCGAACTTGAACTTATCCCCGAAGCTGCTGCCGATGAAATTAATAGAAAAGCAAATACTCATTATGTTAAATTGAAAAGGGTTAATGAGATTGAAAAAGAAACCAACCACGACATTGCATCTATTGTAAAGGCCCTGGCTGAAGTTTGTGAAGGTGATGCCGGAGAATATGTCCATTTTGGTGCAACCAGTAATGATATAATTGACACTTCCCAATCACTCCTTTTTAAAGAATCAATATCTATACTAAGATCTAAACTGGTTGATCTTGGAAAAAGTCTGGTAAAACTTGCAGAAGAACATAAAAATGATATTTGTATTGGCAGAACCCATGGTCAGCATGCTTTACCAATGCCTTATGGAATGAAGTTTGCATTGTGGGTTGATGAGATTCACCGCCAAATTGAGAGGATGGATGCCTGTGAAAACCGTTTATGTGTAGGTATGATGACCGGTGCAGTGGGAACTACGGCTGCATTGGGCAGTGATGGTTTGGCTGTTCATGAAAAGGTATCTGAAATATTAAACCTTAAACCAGTTTTGATATCAAATCAAGTTGTTCAACGGGATAATCACGCCGAATTCGTGATGAACATGGCCAATATTGCCAGTACCCTTGATAAAATTGCCTTAGAAATTAGAAATTTGCAGAGAACTGAAATCATGGAGCTTGGTGAGCAATTTGACCCTGAAAAACAGGTGGGTAGTAGTACCATGCCCCATAAAATGAATCCTATAACTGCAGAGAGAATATGTGGTGTGGCCCGGATTGTGCGTTCCTATACGATTCCTGCACTTGAAAATAATCCATTATGGCATGAAAGAGACCTTACTAACTCTTCATGTGAACGGATAATGTTCCCGGAAGCCTGCATTCTTTTAGATTATATCCTAAATCTTACAATAAAACTGGTTAATAATCTGGTATTTTATCCAGAAAATATTGAAAGAAATTTGAATATGACCAATGGACTAATAATGGCAGAAAGAGCCATGGCTGAACTTACCCGTGGTGGAATGGGAAGACAAACTGCTTATGCCCTGGTTAGGAAATGTGCACTGGAAGCTAATAAAACGGGAACTCCTTTGTTGGATATTTTACTAAAAGAAAAGAAAATCAAACAATATCTTTCTGAAGAAGATATTAATAAGATGATGGATCCCCATACATACATTGGTTCATCGGATAAAATCATAGAAAATGTGCTGAAAAAATCAAAAGAATGGTTTTAG
- a CDS encoding preprotein translocase subunit Sec61beta gives MAKKDKKSLPPSGAGLVRYFDEETRGPKLSPEQVVIMTILLAIFCIALRFT, from the coding sequence ATGGCAAAAAAAGATAAAAAATCCCTACCTCCCAGTGGTGCTGGATTGGTTAGATACTTCGATGAAGAAACAAGAGGACCAAAATTAAGTCCAGAACAAGTAGTAATCATGACCATTCTACTAGCAATATTTTGCATAGCACTACGCTTTACGTAG